In Nitrososphaerota archaeon, one genomic interval encodes:
- a CDS encoding nitrilase-related carbon-nitrogen hydrolase — translation MKIGYIQFKPIFGEKEKNLEKIEKFVKIGSKKEADLLVLPELSTTGYAFKNKNEAKKLADEETNGISFKKLTMISRKYNVALVAGFCEKNKDKLFNSALIVNTNGEYFIYRKIHLFYKEKKIFNPGNKEFEVYKLLNSKIGVMICFDWIFPESIRVLTLKGAEIICHPSNLVLPYCQTAMLGAAIQNKVYIVTANRIGKEREYKFTGRSQIVDPMMKILAKSKENIEEVKVVEIDIKKARNKKLNKYNDIIKDRKPKFYKRIINP, via the coding sequence ATGAAAATTGGCTATATTCAATTCAAACCAATTTTTGGAGAAAAAGAAAAAAATTTAGAAAAAATAGAAAAATTTGTAAAAATAGGAAGCAAAAAAGAAGCTGATTTACTTGTATTACCCGAACTTTCAACAACAGGTTATGCATTTAAAAATAAAAATGAGGCAAAGAAATTAGCTGATGAAGAAACAAATGGAATATCTTTTAAGAAACTTACAATGATTTCAAGAAAATATAATGTAGCATTAGTAGCAGGTTTTTGTGAAAAAAATAAAGATAAATTATTCAATTCAGCATTAATAGTAAATACAAATGGAGAATATTTCATATATAGAAAAATTCATTTATTTTATAAAGAGAAGAAAATTTTTAATCCAGGAAATAAAGAATTTGAAGTATATAAATTGCTTAATAGTAAAATTGGAGTTATGATATGTTTTGATTGGATATTTCCTGAGTCTATTAGAGTTTTAACATTAAAAGGTGCTGAAATAATATGCCACCCCTCAAATCTTGTTTTACCATATTGCCAAACAGCTATGCTTGGAGCTGCTATACAGAACAAAGTGTATATAGTAACAGCAAATAGGATTGGAAAAGAAAGAGAATACAAATTCACTGGAAGAAGCCAAATAGTCGATCCAATGATGAAAATATTAGCAAAAAGTAAAGAAAATATTGAGGAAGTTAAAGTTGTTGAAATAGATATTAAAAAAGCTAGAAATAAAAAATTGAATAAATATAATGATATTATTAAAGATAGAAAACCAAAATTTTATAAAAGAATAATTAATC